Below is a genomic region from Bos javanicus breed banteng chromosome 13, ARS-OSU_banteng_1.0, whole genome shotgun sequence.
GTCACTGTCAGTCGGCCGGTTGGGGTTAGCAAGCCCATTGGAGTAAGCAAACCGGTCACTATCAGCAAGCCCATTGGCATCAGCAAGCCAGTGACAGTCAGCCGGCCCGTGCCAGTCTCCAAACCAGTGACGGTCAGCCGACCCGTGCCAGTCACCAAACCAGTGACGATCAGCAGGCCCGTGCCAGTGACTAAAGCTGTCCCGGTCACTAGGCCCGTACAAGTCAACAAGTCTATACCAGTCACCAAATCTGTACCAATTGCCAAGCCAGTGACAGTCAACAAACCGGTGCCAGTCACCAAACCAGTGACTATCAACAAGTCGGTGCCGATGACAAAGCTTGTAACAGTTACAAAACCCGTGCCAGTTGCGAAGCCAGTGACGGTCAGCAGGCCCATCGTGGTCAGTAAGCCAGTGACGGTCAGCAGGCCCATTGCCATCAGCAGACACACACCACCTTGCAAGGTGGTGCTGCTGACCAAGTCTGAGAACAAAGCTCCTCGGGCTGCAGGGAGGAGCAGCAGTAAGAAAAGGTATGGGGGCTCCTGCCAGGTTGGGACTGGGTGTCCCCAGGGCAGTCCAGGGGTAACAGGGCCCAGAGCGGGCCCTCCTGTCTTTACTCCCTGCTCCCTGCAGGACTGCGGATGGCCTGGAcacctgccccatcccacccaagCATGCGAGGCCAGAGAACGGAGAGTACGGCCCGGCCACCCCAGAGCAGAGCTCAGCCTTCCAGCTGAGCACAGACCCCAGCAGCAGCCCCCTTTCTCTGGGCAGCAGGCCCTCAGGGGGCAAGGAGGTGCCGAGGGCTCCAGGCCCCGGGTCCCCGCCTGAGGAGGGTGCAGAGCGCGTAAAGCACAGTAAGATGGGATTGGGAGGCAGCGGCCAGGGTGAGGCCAGTAGTGAGCCGGCCTAACCTTACCAATGGTTATTTAACCAGAGCCTTggcctctgttttctctctcctgagtcaggaaggaaacagaaaacacCCAAGAAGTTTACGGGTGAGCAGCCGTCCATCTCAGGGACTTTTGGACTCAAAGGTGAGGCCTAGACTAGCCAGGCACCCTCGGGGCCAGACACACGCTGTGGCCACACCCTCAGGTGACACCTACCTTCCCTGCCTGTGCGCACAggactggccaaggcagaagacaAAGCCCGCATCCATCGGGCCAAGAAGCAGGAGGGCCCAGGCCCTGAAGACACGCGGAAAAAGGGGCCAGCCCCCACCAGCGCTGTCAGCAAGGAGGTGCCAGCTCCTATGACCCACCCAGCCGCAGGTAGGGGCTGCTGAGTTGGGAGGCACAGGCCAAGTCTTGACAATGGGGGCAGTCCTGAACCATGGGGACGGGGACAGAGTGTGGGCTTTGGGTTCTGTGCTTGGTGTTAAGGTCATCTGGGAGCTCCTGCCCCTCACCTGAGGCCCTGGCCTTGCCCTGCAGGTGGCCCCGAGGAGCAGTGGCAACGGGCCATCCACGAACGGGGGGAGGCTGTCTGCCCCACCTGCAATGTGGTCACCCGCAAGACCCTCGTGGGGCTTAAGAAGCACATGGAAGTGTGTCAGAAGGTAGGGCTGCCCCCTGGCTCGGGAGGGGAGGCACCCCAGAACCGACGTCTCACCAACATGCCCATCTGCAGCTGCAGGATGCACTGAAGTGTCAGCACTGCCGGAAGCAGTTCAAGTCCAAGGCCGGCCTCAACTACCACACCATGGCTGAGCATAGCACCAAGGTATTCCCCCGGGCCCAGCTGCCGTCCATGCTGCGCACTGGCTGCGGGTCTCCTTCCCCCCACCTGCCTGGCTCTGACCACTGGCCTCACTGGCACAGCTTAGTGGCTCCCGTGCCTGACTAGGGACATCTGTGGCCCCGGGCAGGGGCGGGCCCCGTGGTGGCAGGGGCACTGAGGCTGGCCTGCCCCTCAGCCCTCTGATGCCGAGGCCTCGGAGGGGAGCGAGCAGGAGGAGCGGGAGCGGCTGCGAAAGGTGCTGAAGCAGATGGGCCGATTGCGCTGCCCCCAAGAGGTGAGTGGGCCTGCAGGTGTGGACGCCAGGTGGATGTGGTCCGGCTGCTCGCTACACTCACCTGCCCCTCGGACCTCCAGGGCTGCGGGGCTGCCTTCTCTAGTCTCATGGGCTACCAGTACCATCAGCGACGCTGTGGAAAGCCGCCCTGCGAAGTGGAGACCCCGTCCTTCCCCTGCACCCACTGTGGCAAGCCCTACCGCTCCAAAGCAGGTCATGACTACCACGTGCGCTCAGAGCACACAGCCCCGGTGAGTGGCCACAGCCTGGGCGCTCGTTCCTCAGGCACCTGCCCTGTGGGCTCCCTCTTCCCTTCTGGGGGACTGGTGTGTCGGGGGAATGAACCTGTGATGGGCGTCTGTGTCCCCAGCCTGCTTTCTCCTGTGTTCTCTGTGTGGCACATGCCATGTGACTCACCAGCTCACCCAGCCTCCCGCTCCACAGCCCCCTGAGGAGCCCTCCGACAAGGCTTCTGAGGCTGAGGACCCACTGGGTGTGGAGCGGACTCCCA
It encodes:
- the ZNF512B gene encoding zinc finger protein 512B, with the protein product MTDPFCVGGGRRVPGSSRSGPGKDGSRNEVRLPVLHEPPKLGLPVVRAGQTVPSQAALCFDLESPAGDRTEGKKKGRPKAENQALRDIPLSLMNQWKDEFKAHSRVKCPNAGCWLEFPSIYGLKYHYQRCQGGAISERLTFPCPFCEAAFTSKTQLEKHRIWNHMDRPLPAPKPGPVSRPVTVSRPVGVSKPIGVSKPVTISKPIGISKPVTVSRPVPVSKPVTVSRPVPVTKPVTISRPVPVTKAVPVTRPVQVNKSIPVTKSVPIAKPVTVNKPVPVTKPVTINKSVPMTKLVTVTKPVPVAKPVTVSRPIVVSKPVTVSRPIAISRHTPPCKVVLLTKSENKAPRAAGRSSSKKRTADGLDTCPIPPKHARPENGEYGPATPEQSSAFQLSTDPSSSPLSLGSRPSGGKEVPRAPGPGSPPEEGAERVKHRRKQKTPKKFTGEQPSISGTFGLKGLAKAEDKARIHRAKKQEGPGPEDTRKKGPAPTSAVSKEVPAPMTHPAAGGPEEQWQRAIHERGEAVCPTCNVVTRKTLVGLKKHMEVCQKLQDALKCQHCRKQFKSKAGLNYHTMAEHSTKPSDAEASEGSEQEERERLRKVLKQMGRLRCPQEGCGAAFSSLMGYQYHQRRCGKPPCEVETPSFPCTHCGKPYRSKAGHDYHVRSEHTAPPPEEPSDKASEAEDPLGVERTPSGRIRRTSAQVAVFHLQEIAEDELARDWTKRRMKDDLVPETARLNYTRPGLPVLNPELLEAWKNEVKEKGHVNCPNDCCEAIYSSVSGLKAHLASCSKGDHLVGKYCCLLCPKEFSSESGVKYHILKTHAENWFRTSADPPPRHKGVDSPVPRKEKSPASGKKRGRKPKERPSEEPAPGTPPHQDDWPPAGRDKGARGSTGRKVGAGKAPEK